A section of the Stenotrophomonas sp. 364 genome encodes:
- a CDS encoding EAL domain-containing protein, with amino-acid sequence MRAGCAQCRNADPLPFDFSYAFQPIVDTDARKVFAHEALVRGPAGEPASTVLSRITADNRYSFDQACREKAIRIAASLNLPSHLSINFLPNAIYRPEVCIRSTLQAAQRYGFPVERIIFETVEGEQVSDGKWLAEILSEYKRIGFKTAIDDFGAGFAGLNLLADFQPDMVKLDMALIRGIDQSPPRRAIVAGVVSMCAQLGIHVIAEGIETRDEAHCLSDLGIRLMQGYWFGRPQFESAAREADIPWAM; translated from the coding sequence ATGCGTGCTGGATGTGCACAGTGCCGCAATGCGGATCCGCTGCCGTTCGACTTCAGCTACGCGTTCCAGCCCATCGTCGATACGGATGCACGCAAGGTGTTTGCGCATGAAGCGCTGGTACGCGGCCCGGCCGGCGAACCCGCCAGTACGGTGCTGTCACGTATCACGGCGGACAACCGCTATTCGTTCGACCAGGCCTGCCGTGAGAAGGCGATTCGGATCGCTGCCTCGTTGAATCTGCCGTCCCATCTTTCCATCAATTTCCTGCCCAATGCGATCTACCGGCCCGAGGTGTGCATACGCTCCACGCTTCAGGCAGCACAACGGTATGGCTTTCCCGTTGAGCGCATCATCTTCGAGACCGTCGAGGGAGAGCAGGTCAGCGACGGAAAGTGGCTGGCGGAGATCCTGAGCGAGTACAAACGCATCGGCTTCAAGACCGCCATTGATGATTTCGGTGCCGGTTTTGCCGGCCTGAACCTGCTGGCCGACTTCCAGCCGGACATGGTCAAGCTGGACATGGCCTTGATCCGCGGAATCGACCAGAGCCCGCCGCGTCGCGCGATCGTGGCCGGCGTGGTGTCCATGTGCGCGCAACTGGGCATCCATGTCATTGCCGAAGGCATAGAGACCCGCGATGAAGCGCACTGCCTGTCCGATCTCGGCATCCGCCTGATGCAAGGCTACTGGTTCGGCCGGCCGCAGTTTGAGAGTGCGGCGCGCGAGGCGGACATACCCTGGGCAATGTGA
- a CDS encoding lysozyme inhibitor LprI family protein: MRVLVAAVLFTCALGAPAHAADKKGSATPAAAPHTSDGMACGSPDQSQAGLNQCASNSAKGADVELNRIYAKVLAANATDSAFLEKFKAAQRAWLVFRDAQIAARYPSPADYGSVLPMCESGEYEQLTRDRIKQLNAWIEGTEEGDVCAGSYPMSGR; encoded by the coding sequence ATGAGAGTGCTTGTCGCGGCAGTTCTTTTTACGTGCGCCCTCGGGGCCCCTGCCCACGCCGCGGACAAGAAGGGCAGCGCAACACCTGCGGCGGCACCGCATACCTCTGATGGCATGGCCTGTGGCAGCCCCGACCAGTCGCAGGCCGGCCTCAACCAGTGTGCAAGTAACAGCGCCAAAGGCGCCGATGTCGAGCTCAACCGGATCTACGCAAAAGTGCTGGCCGCCAATGCAACCGACTCGGCCTTCCTGGAGAAGTTCAAGGCCGCACAACGGGCCTGGCTGGTGTTTCGCGATGCACAGATCGCGGCGCGATACCCGAGCCCCGCCGATTACGGCAGCGTCCTGCCGATGTGCGAAAGTGGAGAGTACGAGCAGCTGACGCGTGATCGGATCAAACAGCTCAATGCGTGGATAGAAGGGACGGAGGAAGGCGACGTCTGCGCGGGTTCCTATCCCATGAGTGGACGGTAG
- a CDS encoding TetR/AcrR family transcriptional regulator C-terminal domain-containing protein, which yields MRQPIARENIVEAAFRILDEAGLEGITLRKVACSLGIRAPSLYWHFKSKQALIDAMADAMIGDVARDIPAGQPWRQTLLQIAREFRLAFKARRDGARVYAGTFLATENVLRVGEASLAALIGAGLPARFAATAAMDLVYYTMGFVIEEQSWPGDGSMEALGETFMALAEQRFPHCWSAREFWSEVDFDARFEQGLGLMLDGIALRLAATP from the coding sequence GTGCGCCAACCCATCGCCCGCGAGAACATCGTCGAGGCCGCTTTCCGGATCCTCGACGAAGCCGGCCTGGAAGGCATCACGCTGCGTAAAGTGGCCTGCTCGCTGGGCATCCGTGCGCCGTCGCTGTACTGGCACTTCAAGAGCAAGCAGGCGCTGATCGACGCCATGGCCGACGCGATGATCGGCGACGTCGCCCGTGACATCCCCGCCGGCCAGCCGTGGCGGCAGACCCTGCTGCAGATCGCGCGTGAGTTCCGCCTGGCGTTCAAGGCCCGTCGCGACGGCGCGCGGGTGTATGCCGGCACCTTCCTGGCCACCGAGAACGTGCTGCGGGTGGGCGAGGCCAGCCTGGCCGCGCTGATCGGTGCCGGGTTGCCGGCGCGTTTCGCCGCGACCGCCGCGATGGACCTGGTGTACTACACGATGGGCTTTGTGATTGAAGAACAGTCCTGGCCCGGCGACGGCAGCATGGAAGCCCTCGGTGAGACGTTCATGGCACTGGCCGAGCAGCGTTTTCCGCATTGCTGGTCCGCCCGCGAGTTCTGGAGCGAGGTCGATTTCGACGCGCGCTTCGAACAGGGGCTGGGGCTGATGCTGGACGGCATCGCACTGCGCCTGGCTGCTACCCCCTGA